TACCAGTTTAACACAGATCCCATCGTCTTTGAGAAAGttgtattctttctctctctctctctctttctctttttatctcttttcaaaaACGTTTACGTTATTCGACTCgtgccttcttcttcttcttcttattgttTGTCGACTTTAGAAATCacatctctcttcttctatccttGCACCACTGACTCtacgttatttaaaaaaaaaaaaaaaaaaaaaaaaaatcgggaCACGAATCGGtgaaaaacgaaaatgttTTTCGTCATTGTTCCGAGAATTTAAAATAGTAAGAAGGTGttaaaggagagaaatagaagagtcGAGATAAAGGAGAAATAGTCATTCGTTAATTATATTCGTTCATAGATAATAACGTGCTGTTTtctattaagaaattttttaattcaattttttgatTCAAATGATAtgtcataaaatattatcatcgttttatatatatatatatatatatatatatatgtgtgtgtgtgtgtgtgtgtgttgctAATATTGttgatttacatttattttaactgATAACGAGATTGTTATCAGTTTTATAATTCGTGTcactcttactttctctctctctctctctctctctctttcactctttctgtttctctcgtttaattaatattattgaaagaaGATTGAAAAGAGTATATATGATTCATTTGATTGGTATTAGAAACTCGTTCGATGTAAAACGTTAATAAACGACGTCATCGCCTCGATTAACTCTAATTAGACATTCTTCAATCTGAATCCaaacacatgcatacatatacatatatatcatacgatattaattgaaatatctttataCTTATGAGAATCAAgtcatattaattataaaaaaaaaaataacaaacaaacgaacagataaataaataaatatatatatatatatttaataattacacaAGTAACTATTTTTATTGCAATCAACTTATTAACTTATTCTAATGACACTTTTATGAAACAAgtcttatcattattataattttgttaattaattaacaaatgaattaataaccttacgtcgtataaaataattcaatcgaaATAACTCTGTTgattcataaatttaataaatttacgcGTCGACACGATTgcctcttctttcttaaaaaCGTTTAACTTGGTTTTGCCATCTAATTTACCTAATACCTCTTCAAAATGTTCACACTCGTCTGCAACCATACGTGGATACAATACGATACCTGAAAAAATTGCGTACAATCGTCTCTTATACATCGATcgttttaaatcttttatagTCGGTGGTTTAGTGACACAACCAATTGTCCTCATTATATTGCCCAACGtcctaatatatatttttaaaaaataatcctcCTTCTCgtactttaatttattatccgGACAAATATTCAAAAAGTAAAGCAAATCAATGGCCGGCGAAGAATAAACCGACATTTGATAATCCAcctgaaattaataaatatacatacttgCGATCGTTTAAATcaatttaagaaattaattaatcgaacgtaTGATTAAAGTGCATTGAAAAATGTCGGatgttttctttcctctttttttcttttttcttttttcctatacgAAAAACtcttgaaaaagaagacgaaatgatacgatctttaaaatttattatcgaaaggACAACGAAATTACCAATAAAACTTCACTGGGCTCACCCAACTCGTTGTCCTTGAACATGATGTTATTGATCCAACAGTCGCCATGATTAATAACGCAAAATTCGTCCATTTCGTATTGATAAATCTCAGCGAtatcctcttttctcctcaTTCTGCTAGCAAATCTTTCCAATTTATCTGCACAATCGTGATAATCGTTCGACCAACGACGTATTTCACGACAAGCGTTAATTATACTAATTTCGGATAGTTTTAGAAAACTTTCCAGTACGTTAACGAGTATACCACCTTTGAAGGACTTCGCTAATTCCGGATTCTACGGAATAAAATACGTTTATGCGTTTAATTTGCTAAGGGtttgcaaattaaaaaaaagaaaaaaaaaagaaaagaaacaaacaaaagcaAAGTTACCTTCTCGCAAAATGCAACCGAGCCGGCATGTAAAGCGGccattttgtaaattaataagaGACAATGATGCAACGATAGTCCTTTTTGTCGATCCATTGTTTTGTATCCTTCGACGTTTAGATCCTCCATAACGAAAATCTTGGAATCCTTCGAactgtataataatttaggTCCGATCTTTTGACAAGTTAtcctttcgatttctttcaaCACGtcggtatatatttttaattccgttttgaataaattttgttgAGAACAAATTTCTAATGCCGATGCGTCCATGGAAGGCTCGCATTTGATTATAACGTTTATATTgtattccttttcatttacattCGTAGATCGTTTCAATTTCAACGTCGAACGATACAAATCGCTGAGAAAATTCGCACCCTTCGCGCAACAATTTTTAACGTCGTATTCGAGTACCTCTATCGTTTCGTCCTTGTAACCAAAACGCAATGCACGTtcgaaaaaattcttatcgaaTTCACGAACCATcttgctttatttatttatttttttttttcttcttcttcgttcttttatttctgttttctcaTATATCCTCGTATACCTTCGTCTATGTGTGCTCGATTATGACTCCATTCGTTCTTCCTGTTTACGTTTACATCCTGTGACGTAATTCGAGacgatcaataattttgatcgatcagattttttcaagatttacAAGAGATTTTCTTTGAGGAATGTGAATTCGACGAGGACCGTCGGAACAATGAAACGTAgatcgatagaaatagaagtTTTGAACTGATAGACAAATTGGGAAATGAACGGAGATAATAAACTAGAGTCTATAGATTTCAACTTGCTTACCTTTtctatgtctgtgtgtgtgtttgtgtgtttgTGAAATACTGCTTTCTTGTCTCAATGAGTCATTCGGATAACATTATGTAACGAGTTACGAAATAATAGACAtcttttaaacgattattcattttatttcgtttgacttcttttttcgagaaaattttataaattcattaattatctaaattttataatcttccTGAAATCCGTAAGACACATATGTTAAACGAttgaatagaaattaaattattcgtacgaatttatatttaagaattaattacggacgtatttattaattaatgaccGGTTTTACGGAACGACGAAtacttacaaattttataaaatttctttcccttctttaaACGCGTATTTAACTTACTAGCTACGAAATTCGTCGATGATAAAGGATTTGCTTCTTATTGGACAAAGATATTATACATTTCCCTTATACGATTCCTATTGGTCCttagaatttaataataagttGATTGTATCACGTGATcaaatttctatcgatcgacaagaattttaaagaatttgttaaaagaaaaactgttTGACGTATCGATGACCTAAGAATATCAAGAatcatgaaatatttacttgaatatttacatgaaatatttacttgaatttcatataaatatattaaaagatattgatttattttcttttataagtgAACCCTTAAGTTACGCGTTCCTAAccttcaatgaaaaaaatatattctcgatatgaatgaaaaaataaataaaagtaaatactataagtaacgttattattatttttttcttaataataataataattattattatttttgtattattattaatacatttataaattataaaatagaatgattatcctatttatataataaaataattattctactttataatttataaatatatgtaagtacttacacgtatatggtatatatgctatgtatgtatgtatatacataggaacaaaacgaaacgaaacgtaacaaaaacaaaatgaaagagaacgaaacgaaacgaaccgACTCTCTCGTGAATCTTTCAAAGACTGAAGAGCTTTTGATAGAGAATCATAAGACGTTTAACGTTTAATGttgatttattaatacgaccttcttctttctctctatatatataatatataatatatatatatatatatatatatatatatatatatatatatatgttacaatGAATGAAACATTAACACTAATCAACCTTATATCACCTTTGACGTGACATTACAATTTAACCTCACATTATTCGATTGTACATCTCACTTCGGAAGTAACGAAGTAACTGAAcataagaatgaaataaaactaaacgatatctaataacaaattgttgtctatatatacatatatgtgtgtctgtgtgtgtgtatatcttaTCTTCagaatgttttataaatagcACGAACGATTTACGAAAGGATTTTCTTTAACGaacatgcatacgtacgtacatacatatatacgtatatacaatactTCTTGTTTTAATAGTTACATCAATATCTAATTtctaatagataatatttatctcgTTCTAATTAACTGAAATTCTCGTTTAAAATTCTCTCTAAGTTTTCTTagcgatatatacataagcaGCGTCCGTAGAAATAATTACCACTTGGGAAAttgatttttagaaatttttcaaaagatattgataataaatttcacgtAAGGATTAGAGAATTGAATTAAACGTTTTTAATTTACCaagtttttctgtttttttttctttttttctctttattaatcaaaaatagTTCGTGCGTCTTCGTACAAATTCCTATACGTTCTTTCATTACTATttgttcaattaaaaaaaacaaattgtgataataattggaataattatataatatatatatatataacaaatattatataatcaaaaagaattataataacaattagaGTAATTGAACAATTAGAGTActgatacattattatatattagagatagaaaaaaagaaagagagatagatagatgaaaagaaatcgaaaaagaaaaattcgtctAATAAATTTGTGGATAACTGATTTAAATAACATCTCGTGATCCCAATCCTTCTACCagtccaaaaaaagaaataaaaaaataaataaaaagtaaaggaagaaaaagaaactgtgtgtaaataaaatgaacggAGAATGAACAGTGTGGGATCACgattgaaagaaatagaaaaaaaagaaaaaaaaacgataaaagaagaagaagaagaagaagaagaagaagaagaagatgatgaagaagaagaagaagacgactacgacgatgtaaaaaaaaagaaaaagaaaaagaaaaagaaaaagaaaaggaaaaagataaaagaaaaaagaaaaagaaaaaagaaaagaagcaagcaacagcagcagttTTTAGAGGGAAGGAGAAATCGTGTGTTTCCGGGGGAGGTTGCACCACTCGTAAATCATTTTGCCCTGTCCTAGTCTCTCTACTGACGATATGACGattttttcacaattttctaacgaaaacGCTTACGTCTGACATTTTTTTGCTTCGTGTTCGACATCGAGAAAAGAATCTTATACGAACTTGGTTCACTCTGGTCCAGTCGTATAACTTTTATAAGGGGTGGCTATgaaactgtatatatatatatatgtgtgtgtgtgtgtgtgtgtgtgtgtgtgtgtgtgtgtgtgtgtgtgtgtgtcgcattctctttctttgtctcttttagtctctttctctctctttttctgtctctctctctctctctctctctctttttctctctgttaaaAAGTCAGTTCTTTCTCGAACCTAAAATTGCAGCTttctttgaaaacatttttactaCCTCTCATCTACGACCAAATTCGCCAAATGCGGTAAACcaagaattcatttttttgtttttctctctctctctctcttcatcttcttcttcttcttcttcttcttctccttttttttcctcttttcttcattttttttctccttccagTCACACCGAAACTACTCGCGAAAGTTCTTCGACACGATCTTTATCGGTCAGAGTACAATAAATcatcttcgttcgttcctttttgttttctttcttccttttttctctctctctcctttttttttttactcggtATTCGTCCGAAGATCGAGTACGGtggtgtttctttttctttcttttttctttttcctatttttatttttttttttttttatttatttttctcgtactGTTGACGGAAACGGCGGTTTGAACGAGCCACAAAATTTCACCAAATTCTTAACCACCGgcttttgattctttttcttttttccttcattcatTCTCGAAAGGAGAAGTCATTAGATTGTGCGTGTTTaaatgtgtatttatatttgtctCTACGTGTATGTCGTAAATCGTGTTAAAAGAAGAGTCATTAACTCTTATCGCGAGTGATTAACATTGTGTTACATTTGAAGTTGaatcagaaaaaaaggaaagacatatatatctaGATCTATTCATGAAAAGCTTTAGATATTAGTTATAAACGATTAGATAAGGAAGATgaaagagtaataataataacagtagtagtagtaatagtagtagtagtagtagtagcagtaatgATCgagttttttgtttaaaaaaaaaaaaaaccataaaaaacaaagatacatCGTGTATAACTTTAGATTAATCTGTCACGTGTACATTTTTATTGTGATAAAGGAAGATAACTTCGTCATTTGTGTTTTACATGCACCAACTTTTAGATTCTTTGAAAATCTCGAAATTCctaatatagattataataaGACGAGAAATAATGCAAAGATGCAATTGAACAAAAATTACAATTCTATTTCCCATACGtacaatacaatacaaattaatctttttctcttaactattttatttatcttattatattaatttattttatttatccgaACTCATAAAACTGTGCAAGACTCATATAttccaattattattacatcttttttttttattggacaAATATGGTAAGGGAAGAAACTCGTAGGAATTTGTACGAAGATGCACAAAGTATTTTTGATtgattaagagaaaaagaaaaggagagtcaaaagaaacaagaaatcaaaaaattcacactttgatatattaaaaaaaaaaaaatatcactaggaaaaaagtcgaagaaaataaaaaatatcatcgacGTGATTCCCATTCTCGCGAACCTAGCATGTAATTTTACGACGAtctcatcaaaaaaaaaaaaaaagaaaaaagaaaaaagaaagaaaaaaaagaaagaaagaaagaaagaaagtggaaaaaagaacaaaatcggtctaattaatttcaaagaaataagaataatcaaattaaCTCGTATCGTTTAACAAAACGAGatatgataacaaaaaaagaaaatgaaaatgaaacgttcaataaaaataaaccatgaaaataaatatcgaaaatatctaAGCAAAGTTACTTATGTGATAACGTCGAAGTTtggaagaatataaaaaaaaaaaaataaataaataaaatttgaatacaATAgtctaattaatttcaaagaagattaattaaacgatctcGTATCGTTTAACAAAACGAGatatgataacaaaaaaagaaaatgaaaatgaaacgttcaataaaaataaaccatgaaaataaatatcgaaaatatctaAGCGAAGTTACTTACGTGATAACGTCGAAGTTtggaagaatataaaaaaaaataaataaataaataaataaataaataaaatttggatAAAATAgtctaattaatttcaaagaagattaattaaacgatctcGTATCGTTTAACAAAACGAGatatgataacaaaaaaagaaaatgaaaatgaaacgtccaataaaaataaaccatgaaaataaatatcgaaaatatctaAGCAAAGTTACTTACGTGATAACGTCGAAGTTtggaagaatataaaaaaaaaaataaataaataaataaaatttggatAAAATAgtctaattaatttcaaagaagattaattaaacgatctcGTATCGTTTAACAAAACGAGatatgataacaaaaaaagaaaatgaaaatgaaacgttcaataaaaataaaccaTGAAAATAAGTATCGAAAATATGTAAGTAAAGTTACTTACGTTGAAGTTtggaagaatattaaaaaacaaaggaaaggaagaaataaaggtTTGAAGGGTAAGGGCTCGCGCCGGGAGAACATTCGCGGCGTGTCGTGCGTACGTCGAGGAACACCCCCTGTTGATTTAAAGGCATCATCGGTCCAATCCCAAACCCAACGACAACACGAACACCAACAACAAGCAACAGCaatagcaacagcaacagcaacagcaacagcactGGCAGTAACAGCAATAACAGTAACATCGGCAGCAACCTTGCCTGCAGATTCTCGCGTAGTAACctattcttctatttcctcACGAGTCGACGAGTTTACGGCCCCGCTGGGCCGCAAAATTTAGGGTCCCCCTCTTAGAAACCGTCTAAACATCTCCCGTGGTTCGTTCTCGAGACTACCTTTTAAATGTTCTCGAATGGAGGCACGCGCTTTGCGCCACGATGTCCTACTTTTCTTAACTCACAGATTCATcacttcgtttttctctccaaACTTATTTTTCCAcggtctcttttctcttttctcttttctctatctctagctttatatctatctctctcgtataCAATCCAATgggattcttttatttaaattctctGACAATTCATTTTGCGTTTTTGACAAAATATTtggtttattataatatcttaaCTATCGTCAACTGTGTCTTATCTTTTcgtctgtttttttcttcttttttttttacacttttctattcatcgttaataatttattaatttctttttttttttttttttagatttctaacacgtatatgtatgtatgtatgtatgtgtatatgtatctatgtgtgcGTTATTTGTAgtcatatataaaacaaaatccaAATCTCAGATAATCTACGTATTTATCCTAGCTTCGCTTATAACCGACTGTTGTTCGTCTATCTTCGAATTGTTGGTAAGGGTAATGGTACAAGGGATGGAGGGGaaagggaagaggaagaagaaggggaagggaaagggaaggaaagaggtacacgatattattattcccTGTTAGTTCTTCGCACCTTCATCCCACGTTACAAACATCGTTGTTTGAATCTATTCTactcgaataatatttaagtaaaCACGATAAACAAATATCGCAACGCACAAATACTACAATTTTTTGCAAACATTGCAAACATATACTTCGCTCGTCTCGTGTTGGATTACAAATTACGATTTAGTTGTTTCCAAACTGATTTTAACGCAATctgataataaagaattttttctttttttttttttttctacgtaaaCAAAATTGATCATCGATCATTGTAAtagttttcaatatttcactTTAATCAATTTCAACAATTACGCACTTACACAAGGAGTCtcgtatatttgtattaaataatgatcgaATACATATTcgatcattataaaattaatgttttatatttattaattatattttatttcaaagaaataagaataatcaaATTCTCGAGACTACCTTTTAAATGTTCTAAAtgtatagttttatatttattaattaatgttaaaataatcattatcaaaaataaagatCGAAATTATCTCGTCTTATCAATTagaaataacaagaaaaagttGATGGGCGAGGGTGGAAGAGAAAGTACGAGCAAAAAAGTTTCTACATTCTTTAAATTTACACTTTTtcgagaattcttttttctttttttcattctttctttttttcttacatctttttttctttcattcttacaTCATTTTCAACAAAACTAGTCTCTAAGAACTTTTAATAAACTAGAAACTTTTCTACCTTAACTTCTATTATCGTATTAACGTGACGAATAAATCTttgatacaataaataaataaaaaaaaaaggaagaaaaaaaatatatatatatttcgttaaacaatacaagaaaaagatgtaaattttaaactatcttctttt
The sequence above is a segment of the Vespula vulgaris chromosome 24, iyVesVulg1.1, whole genome shotgun sequence genome. Coding sequences within it:
- the LOC127072089 gene encoding uncharacterized protein LOC127072089 isoform X2 codes for the protein MVREFDKNFFERALRFGYKDETIEVLEYDVKNCCAKGANFLSDLYRSTLKLKRSTNVNEKEYNINVIIKCEPSMDASALEICSQQNLFKTELKIYTDVLKEIERITCQKIGPKLLYSSKDSKIFVMEDLNVEGYKTMDRQKGLSLHHCLLLIYKMAALHAGSVAFCEKNPELAKSFKGGILVNVLESFLKLSEISIINACREIRRWSNDYHDCADKLERFASRMRRKEDIAEIYQYEMDEFCVINHGDCWINNIMFKDNELGGLSNVGLFFAGH
- the LOC127072089 gene encoding uncharacterized protein LOC127072089 isoform X1, whose protein sequence is MVREFDKNFFERALRFGYKDETIEVLEYDVKNCCAKGANFLSDLYRSTLKLKRSTNVNEKEYNINVIIKCEPSMDASALEICSQQNLFKTELKIYTDVLKEIERITCQKIGPKLLYSSKDSKIFVMEDLNVEGYKTMDRQKGLSLHHCLLLIYKMAALHAGSVAFCEKNPELAKSFKGGILVNVLESFLKLSEISIINACREIRRWSNDYHDCADKLERFASRMRRKEDIAEIYQYEMDEFCVINHGDCWINNIMFKDNELGEPSEVLLVDYQMSVYSSPAIDLLYFLNICPDNKLKYEKEDYFLKIYIRTLGNIMRTIGCVTKPPTIKDLKRSMYKRRLYAIFSGIVLYPRMVADECEHFEEVLGKLDGKTKLNVFKKEEAIVSTRKFIKFMNQQSYFD